The sequence below is a genomic window from Nitrospinota bacterium.
GCAATCCGTCCGCGATTGCCGCAAGGTCCACCGGCTTTTGCCCCCGCGCCCCTTTCAACAAAGCGTACGACCGCGTACTCATCAGCATGGCCATCGCCTCGTCGGCGGTGACGGGGGCGATATAGAAGGTCACGTCCTTCATCACCTCCACGAATATTCCGCCAAGGCCGAACATCAGCATGGGGCCGAACTGCGGATCCCGCGTCATGCCGATTATCACCTCGCGCCCCCTTGTGGACATGCGCTCCACATACACACCTTCCACCATCGCCTCAGGCATGCGCCTTTTCACACGCACCATCATAAGGTCGAAAGCGTCCCGCACCGAGTCGGCGCTGGCAAGCCCCAGCCGCACCCCGCCAAACTCCGATTTATGGATGATGTCCGGCGATGCGATCTTCATCGCCACCGGATAGCCAACCCTGTCGGCAACGTCCACAGCCTCGTCCGGTGTGGCGGCCAAAAAACCTGGCGGAACGTTGAATCCGCATGCGCGCAGTATCTCCTTTGCCTTCACCTCGCCGATCTGAAGCCTTTTGAGCCTTTCGTGATGGCTGATGATCCGCTCCACCCGCCTGCGGTTCACGGGAAAGCGGGTGACTATCCTCGGCGGTCTGTGTCGCCACTGGGCGTAATCGTACATCGCCTTTAGCGCGGCCACGGCCCGCTCCGGCGAAGGATAGTCCGGCAGGTTTGCGGCGGCCAGTTCGTCCCGGCCCGGCATCACGTCTTCCCCCCCCATGAAGGAGGCGAGGATAGGCTTTGTCCCCCGTACGCACCGGGCGATGGCCAATGCCGTCTCTTTCGCCTTGGTCATGGCCTGGGGGGTGAGGATAACGATTATCGCGTCCACCGTGTCGTCGTCCTGGGCGGCGTTTAGCGCCAGGGCATAGCGCTCCGGGTCCGCGTCCCCCAGCACGTCTATGGGGTTGCCGATGCTGGCCGCGGCGGGGAGCTTGCAACTTAGCGCCTCGGCGGTGTCTATGGCCAGGGTTGTCACCTTCATCCCCGATTTTTCCACCGCGTCCGCCGCCATGATGCCCGGCCCACCCGCGTTTGTGATTATCGCCACCCGGTTCCCCCTTGGGACAGGCTGCATGGCGAACGCCGTGGAAAAATCGAATAGCGATTCGAACGTTTCGGCGCGGATAACACCCGATCTGCGGAACGCCGCGCCATACGCCATGTCCGCCCCCGCGAGACTCCCCGTGTGGGACGAGGCGGCCTTCACGCCGGCCTTTGTCGTCCCAACCTTGAGGATCACCACGGGCTTTATCCCAGCGGCCTCCTCCGCCACTTTTATGAACTCGTCACCGTTGGTGATGTTCTCCAGGTAACCCATTATCACTTTCGTGCCGTCGTCCTTGGCGAAAGCGCGCAAAAAGTCGCTCTCGTCCAGGTCCGCCTTGTTGCCGATGCTCACCATCTTCGCAAGCCCGATGTGCCGCGCGGCGGCCCAGTCCAGAATCGCGGTGCAAAGTGCGCCCGACTGGGAGATTACGGATATGGAGCCGGAAGGAGGAGTTTTTTTGGCGAAAGAAGCGTTAAGGTTGTGGTGGGTGTTGATAAGCCCCAGGCAGTTCGGCCCCATCATGCGCACGTTGGCGGCGGCGCATACGCGGGCCACCTCCTTTTCCATCTCCGCCCCGTCGCGGCCGGTCTCCTTGAATCCGGCGGTGATCACCACGATGGCCTTCGCGCCGGCCTTTATCAGGCTTTCCACCGCCGCCTTCACGGCCGGTGTCGGCACCGCGACCACCCCCATCTCCACCGGCTGGCCGTATGTCTTAAGGTCGGGGAAACATTTTACGCCAAGGATTTCACTTGCGGTGGGGTTGATGGGGACGATGGCGCCGGTGAACCCGGCCTGTATTATATTGTTTAGCGTCTCATAGCCCACCTTGCCCGGGCTTTTGGAGGCGCCGATCACCGCCACAGACTTTGGATACAAAAGCGCTTCAAGCATGCCGTCCACCACTCCTTAAAGAAGAGTTTCGTTCCCCCGGCGCTCTTTGGGCTTATGCCTGTTTTTAATATAACCCAATTTGCGGAAAATGGAGGGGCTAATTTAAATTTGACCGGCCGTTAATAAACAAACCACTTGAAAGCAGCCAGTCCGGCCAGCGCAACCACAGTAAAAATAAACGCCGCCATGTACGCAAGCATCACAGCTTTTTTGATGGTTGCGCCGGACAACTCCATCCCGCCATCGCCTATTAGCGGACTTCCATGGATCGTTCCGTCATAGCTTCGCGGTCCGCCAAGTGTTACCTCCAGCGCTCCGGCGAAGGCCGCCTCGGTCAATCCGGAATTGGGGCTTGCGTGCTTGCGGCCATCACGGAGCCATATCTTCAATGCGCCTGATGCGTCCATCTTTAATATTAACGCGGCCAGGAGAACCACCGGCGCCGTGAGCCGGGCGGGGATGTAATTGAGCGTGTCGTCCAGCCTCGCCGCCGCCCATCCGAAATTTATGTATCGCTGATCTTTGTGGCCGAACATGGAATCGAGCGTGTTGGCCGCCCGGTACGCCATCGCCGCCGCCGGGCCTCCTATCGCGGCGAAGAATATGGGCGCGGTCACCCCGTCAACAACGCTTTCCGCCACGCTTTCCAC
It includes:
- a CDS encoding acetate--CoA ligase family protein, whose product is MLEALLYPKSVAVIGASKSPGKVGYETLNNIIQAGFTGAIVPINPTASEILGVKCFPDLKTYGQPVEMGVVAVPTPAVKAAVESLIKAGAKAIVVITAGFKETGRDGAEMEKEVARVCAAANVRMMGPNCLGLINTHHNLNASFAKKTPPSGSISVISQSGALCTAILDWAAARHIGLAKMVSIGNKADLDESDFLRAFAKDDGTKVIMGYLENITNGDEFIKVAEEAAGIKPVVILKVGTTKAGVKAASSHTGSLAGADMAYGAAFRRSGVIRAETFESLFDFSTAFAMQPVPRGNRVAIITNAGGPGIMAADAVEKSGMKVTTLAIDTAEALSCKLPAAASIGNPIDVLGDADPERYALALNAAQDDDTVDAIIVILTPQAMTKAKETALAIARCVRGTKPILASFMGGEDVMPGRDELAAANLPDYPSPERAVAALKAMYDYAQWRHRPPRIVTRFPVNRRRVERIISHHERLKRLQIGEVKAKEILRACGFNVPPGFLAATPDEAVDVADRVGYPVAMKIASPDIIHKSEFGGVRLGLASADSVRDAFDLMMVRVKRRMPEAMVEGVYVERMSTRGREVIIGMTRDPQFGPMLMFGLGGIFVEVMKDVTFYIAPVTADEAMAMLMSTRSYALLKGARGQKPVDLAAIADGLQRISQLATDFPQIAELDINPFIVGEAGSEPVVADARMTITLDHKP
- the cobD gene encoding cobalamin biosynthesis protein CobD; this translates as MTGGLALIGAVLLDLALGDPENIPHPVRLIGSAAARAETLLRKSINNERIAGILATVIIVGGTGAIAWATVEALSRISIYLGFAAQVIIIYQSIALKDLSGHAMAVHAALAGNDIGEARRRVGMIVGRDTEDLGGEGISRACVESVAESVVDGVTAPIFFAAIGGPAAAMAYRAANTLDSMFGHKDQRYINFGWAAARLDDTLNYIPARLTAPVVLLAALILKMDASGALKIWLRDGRKHASPNSGLTEAAFAGALEVTLGGPRSYDGTIHGSPLIGDGGMELSGATIKKAVMLAYMAAFIFTVVALAGLAAFKWFVY